The nucleotide sequence CGAGGAGTTCGTCGCCGCGCTGGTGGAGGAGACGCTGGAGTGGGGCGCGCGGATCGGGCCGGTGGTGGACGAGAAGCAGCGCGACGTGGTGCACCAGCACGTGACCGACGCGGTCGGCCGGGGCGCGCGCGTACTGGCCGGCGGTGAACCGGCGTCGGGTCCGGGGAGCTTCTACCCGCCGACGGTCCTGGTCGACTGCACGCCGGACATGCTGGTCCTGTCGGAGGAGACCTTCGGTCCGGTTGCGCCGGTGCGCGTGGTCGCCGACTTCGCGTCGGCGCTGCGCGAGGCGGCCGACGACCGCTACGGCCTGGCCGCCACGGTCCTCACCCCGGACATGGCCCACGCCCAGGAAGCCTGGCGGGTGCTGCCGGTCGGCACCGTCAAGATCAACGCCGTGTTCGGCGGGGCCCCGGGCGGAGCGGCCGAGCCGCGCGGCGCCAGCGGCAACGGATTCGGCTACGGGCCGGAGCTGCTCGACGAGATGACCACCGTCAAGGTCGTGCACTGGACGGCGCCCGGCGCGTCGTGACGGATGGCTAGCGTATGCGGCGATGAGGACGTTGATCGACTTCGACCGTGCCGTGCCCTTCGCGGTGCCCTACGCCCCGGAATCGGGCGAAACCGGCGCGCGGGAGGGACTGCTGGTCGAGGGACCGCAGGGGTGGGGTGAGTTCAGCCCGTTCGACGCCGACCCGCCCGAGCGACTGGCGCGCTGGCTGACGGCCGCCGCGGAGCCGGGCACCGTGGGCTGGCCGGAAGCTGTGCGCGGCCGCGTCGCGGTCGCCGCGAGCATCGGGGCGCTGCCCCCGGCACGGGCCGCCGAGGTCGCCGAGGCGTCGGGGTGCCACACGGCGGAGGTCACGGTCGGGCGTGGGTTGATCGAGGACGACGCCGCCCGCGTCGCCGCGGTCCGGGAGGCGCTCGGTCCAGACGGCGTCGTCCGGGTGCGTGCCGACGGCGCCTGGGACGTCGAGGCGGCCGTCCGCGCAATCACCGAGTTCGCGGCGCAGGGCGCGGTGCAGTACGTGGAGGCGCCGTGCCGAACGCTCGCGGAGACGGCCGCGGTGCGGCGACGCGTCGACGTGCCGGTGGCGGTGCGCCTCGACGATGCTGCCGGAGTAGCCGGCCTGCGCGAGGCGGCCGACGTCGTCGTCCTGTTGACCGGCCCGCTCGGCGGGGTCCGGCGGGCCCTTCGGGTCGCCGAGTCCGTCGAGCTGCCGTGCACCGTGTCGTCGAGCGTGGAGACCAGCGTCGGCTTGGCCGCCGGGCTGGCCGTGGCCGGGGCGCTGCCGGACCTGCCATTCGCGTGCGCGCTCGGCACGCGCACCTGGTTGGCGGGCGACGTCGTCGGCGCGGCACGGGTGCTGCTGCCCACCGACGGCGTGCTGCCGGTGGCGCCGATGCCCGCGGCGCCGGACCCGGCGGCGAGCAGTCGCTTCGCGATCACCGACCCCGACCGCATCGCCTGGTGGCGGAGCCGTCTGCGCTCGGCCGCCGACGTCGCGGGCGGTATCGCACGCATCAGTGGATGACCGAGGACCGATACGAGGAGGATGCGCGTGGCCGAGGTCGACTACCGACCGCTGCTTCGGGAGTTGCTGGCCACCTATGGCCCCGTCGGTCAGGAGGACGCGGTCCGCGCGGTGTGCCGCCGTGAACTGGAGCCCCTCGCCGACGAGACGTGGGTCGACGACGCGGGCAACCTCGTCGGCCTGTTCCGTGGGTCGGCGCCGCGCGACGGACGCGCGACGCGGGTGCTCGCCCACATGGACGAGTTGTCGATGATGGTCAAGCGCGTGGAGTCCGACGGCTCGCTGCACGTCACGCCTCTCGGCACGATGTACCCGGCGAACTTCGGCCTCGGTCCGGTCCTGATCCTCGGTGATCGCGAGAACCTGTGCGGCATCCTGACTCTCGGCTCGGAGCACACCACGAAGGAGAGCCAGCGGATCTGGGAGACCAAGCCCGATCAGGGTGACAGGTCGCTGGACTGGCTGCACGTCTACGTCTTCACCGGGCGGACACCGGAGGAGTTGACGGCAGCCGGCATCCGGCCCGGCACCCGGGTGTGCATCGATGGCAGCAAGCGGCACCTGGTCGAGTTCGGCGATTACCTCGGGGCCTACTTCATCGACGACCGCGCTCCGACCACCGCGCTGCTGCTGACGGCGCGGGCGCTGGCCGAGCGCCGACCGCGCGACGACGCGTACCTGGTCTTCACGACCAGTGAGGAGATCGGCGGGGTCGGCGCGGCCTTCGCCTGCCGCAGCCTGCCGGGTGAACTCACCATCGCCCTCGAGGTCGGGCCCGCCGAGGCGGAGTACGCGACCACCGTCGGCGGCGGACCGGTCGTGGGGTACGCCGACGCCTTGAGCGTGTACGACAAGGACGTCGCCGACGCGTTGATGAGCGCCGCCACCGACCGCGGCTACGCCCCGCAGGCCGCGGTGCCCGGCGCATTTGAATCCGATGCGTCACACGCCAAGGCCAGCGGACACACCGCCCGCGCGGGACTGCTGTGCGTGCCGACGCTCAGCACGCACGGTTACGAAGTGATCCGCCGCCACGCGATCGACGAGATGGCCGACGTCCTCGTCGACGTCCTGTCGGGCGGCATCGCGAGATCGACGTCAGGGCCGTGACACGCGGTCCGACCACAGCCGTGATGTCGATCTCGCGGCCAAGCCGGCCATCAAGGGAACGTTATGCGCGCGACTGCTCCGCCGAGCGAGCGCATAGCATGCGATCCGTGGCGGATGGGGAACTGACGGCCGAGGCCGTGCGTGCGGCGACGTTCGACAAGCCGCGCTGGGGACGGCGCGGTTACGACGAGAAGGCGGTCCGCGACTTCCTGCAATTGGCGGCGCGGCGACTGGAGGGCCGCGGGCACCTCAGCGCCGACGACGTACGCGGCATGCGCTTCAACAAGCCGCGTCTGGGCAAGCGCGGTCTCGACGAGCAGCAGGTCGATGCAATGCTCGCCGAGATCGTGCGCCGGATCGACGAACTCTAGACGCAGTCCGAGCAGATCTGCTGCTTGTCCGTCTGCAGCGCCATGCGATTGCGGTGCTGCACCAGGAAGCAGCGCGAGCAGGTGAATTCGTCGGCCTGCTTGGGAATGACCCGGACCGTCAGCTCCTCGCCGGAGAGGTCGGCGCCGGGCAGGTCGAAGAGTTCGGCCTCCTCACCGTCGTCGACGTCGAGCACCGCGGTGGCGGCATCGTTGCGACGACCGGCCAGCGCCTCCAGCGACTCGTCTGCGACGTCGTCGGTCTCGGTCTTGCGGGGTGCGTCGTAATCGGTAGCCACGGTAGGTCCTTCCCTCATTCGGTTCCGGCGCCCACACAACGTCGGTAATGGTGCCGATTGTTCCCGTGCCGCGAAACCCGAAACATCGGTTGGGGCGACGGTCAGATCGGCCACTCCTCGCGCCGGTGGGCGGCGTCGAAGAACATCCACTCATAGCGCGACGTGGTGACGAAATGGGTGCGCGCGGCGGCCTCCTCGGCGGCGCCGAGCGTGGGGCCGACGCGGTCGGTGAGGGCGAGCACCTCGTCGACCGTCGCGGCGAATTCGTCACTGCCGTAACTGTCGATCCACAGCTGGTAGCGCGGTTCGCTCGATCCGCTGGCGGCCAGCGCGCTACCGACCCGCGCGTAGATCCAGTAGCAGGGCAGGATCGCGGCGAGCCCCTCGGCGAAGCTGCCGCCGTACGCGACGGCGAGCAGGTAGCTGGTGTATGCGCGGGTGGTGGGTGTCGCGGGGACGGCCGCCAGTGCGTCGGCGTCCAGACCGAGTTGGGGTAGCAGGGTGGCGTGCAACTCGAGTTCAACGTCGAAGACCTCGGCGGCGTGGCGGGCGAACATGGCGGTGTCGGCGAGCGAGGGCGCCTTCGCCGAGACGATCGCAAGCGCCTTGGCGTAGTCGCGCAGATAGTGCACGTCCTGCGCGACGTACTGGGCGAAGGCCCTATGGTCCAGTGATCCGTCGGTCAGCCCCGTGACGAAGGGGTGGGCGATTATGCCGGCGTAGATGGCGTCGACGTCGCTCCAGAGATCGTTCGACCAGGCGTTTCGGGGCGTTGTGGGCACGCCCGACATCCTCGCATGGCGTCGCCGTACCGGAGGCGGGCGAAACTGTAACGCCTCGAACGTGATTGCGGGCACAGGCGGCGGTCACCATCCGGTCACGGTTCGACCAAGTTTCCTTCGCGACAGCCGATATTGACGGCGGCAGTGGCACCATTTGGTGTGGAAGTGACGCATGTGACGCGCGTTGCTTCACCTGCCGGGCGTCGGTGTCGACGCTGCGGTCGGTACCGACAGAAGCGAGAAAGAACGATGAGACGCATGCCCGCCTTCGCCGCCCTGGTCCTCAGCCTCGTGCTGCTGGTGACACCGGGGGTGGCCCACGCCGACGACTACGCCACCCCGGCGCAGCGCCAGCAGGCGATCGACCTGGTGATCAAGCGCGCGCTGTCGCAGCAGGGCGTGCCGTTCACCTACGGCGGCGGCGACGTCAACGGCCCGACGGCGGGTGCGCCGCGCGAGGTCGCCCAGCAGCCCGAGCAGTCCGCCACCGGTCTCGTGGCCAACAATCCCGACCCGTACTTCGGCAGCCCGCTGCTGCCGGCAGCACCGGTGCCCGCCGCGCCGCGCGTCCCCGGCTTCGACGCCTCGGGGCTGATCGTCTACGCGTTCGGCGGCGTGGGCATCAAGATGCCGCGGTCGTCGGGGGAGCAGTACAAGGTGGGCCGAAAGGTCCTGCCGTCCCAGGCGTTGCCGGGCGACCTCCTGTTCTACGGCCCGGACGGCTCGCAGAGCGTCGCGCTGTTCCTCGGCAACGGCCAGATGATCGGGGTCACCGATACCGCGGTCGCGGTGTCGCCGGTGCGGACCACCGACATGGCGCCCTACCTCTCCCGCATCATCGAGTGGTGACCGACGCCGACGGGCCGAGCACCCTGACCGACCACGGGGACGCCGTCCTTGGCAGACTGTGCCCATGGCACAGATAACCTTGCGCGGAAACCCCATCAACACGGTCGGCGAGCTGCCGGCCGTCGGCTCCCCGGCTCCGGCGTTCACGCTGACCGGCACCGATCTCGGTGAGCTGAGCAGCGAGCAGTTCCGCGGCAAGTCGGTGGTCCTCAACATCTTCCCGTCGGTCGACACGCCGGTGTGCAGCGCCAGTGTGCGGGCCTTCAACGAGCGTGCCGCCTCCACGGGCGCCACGGTGGTGTGCATCTCGAAGGATCTGCCCTTCGCGCAGAAGCGATTCTGCGGCGCGGAGGGCATCGAGAACGTGACCACCGGGTCGGCCTTCCGGACCAGCTTCGGCGAGGACTTCGGCATCACCATCGCCGATGGCCCGATGGCCGGCCTGCTGGGGCGTGCGGTCGTCGTCGTGGGCGCCGACGGCAACGTGTCCTACACCGAGCTGGTCCCCGAGATCGGCCAGGAGCCGGACTACGACGCCGCGCTGAACGCGGCCGGGTAGACGCCTTCGGGGCTCACTCCCAGAGATCGGTGCGGTACTCGCGCCGGTGGATGACGAGGAATAGCACGGCGGTCAGGCCCGGGTCGATCCCGGGCCTGCCGTCGGTGCACACCACCCGCACCGGATGGTGTTCCCCGTCGTAGCGCAGTAGCAGCGGCCCGATCTCGCGAAGCACCCCGTCCTCGAACCGTGCACCGAACGGACCGATCGACGCCAGACGGTCGCCGTCGTACCGCACCGGCCACGCACCGAGCGCCACCGGACGACCCCCTCCTTCGGCGTATCTCACGTCGAAGGGTCCGATGCCGCACAGCCGCGTGCCGAGCCGGTCGAAGCGCAGCGGTAGGTCGCCCACCGACGTCGGGCGTCCCGTCCACCGGGCGGAGTGAACACGGGCACTTCCCAACGCGCGCAATCGCGTTCGCGTCACGTCGTAGCGGATGTCGACGGAACCCACGACCTCACCGTAGTGGCGTGACGCCTCTCACCGGAACCCATCAGCGTCATCTGCCGCGCCTAGACTCGACGGCATGGACGTGCGCGCGACCCCCGGTCTGCTGCGCATCGAGGACTGTCTCGACGCCGACGGTCGGATCGTCCTGCCGGCCGGGGTCACCCTCATCTCGCTCATCGAACGCAACGTCGCCCACGTCGGCGATCAGGTCGCCTACCGCTACGTCGACTACGCGGACACCGACGCGGGTCACGCCGTCGAGCTGACCTGGCGGCAGTTCGGCGCGCGCCTGCGGGCCGTCGCGGCCGAGGTGCAGCGCATCGCGGCGCGCGGCGACCGCGTCGCCGTCCTCGCGCCGCAGGGGCTCGACTACGTCGTCGGGTTCTACGCGGCGATCAAGGCCGGTGCCATCGCCGTGCCGCTGTTCGCCCCCGAGTTGCAGGGCCACGCCGAACGTTTGGCGACGGCCTTCGCCGACGCCCGTCCGGTGGCGGTACTGACCACGGCAGCGGCCCTCGACGCGGTGACGGCATTCCTCGACACATTGCCGTCGGACCGCCGGCCTGACGTCGTCCTCATCGACGGGGTGGACGCAGCGGCCGGGAATGACTTCGTGGCGGTCGATCTCGGCATCGACGACGTCTCGCACCTGCAGTTCACCTCCGGCTCGACGCGCCCGCCGGTCGGCGTGGAGGTCACCCACCGCGCCGTCGGCACCAACCTGCTGCAGATGATCCTGTCGATCGACCTGCTGGACCGAAACGTCCACGGCGTGAGCTGGCTTCCGCTGTACCACGACATGGGGTTGTCGATGATCGGCTTTCCGACCGTCTACGGCGGCCACTCCACGCTGCTGTCGCCGACCGCCTTCATCCGGCGTCCGGAACGGTGGCTCCGCGCGCTCAGCGACGGCTGCCGGGAAGGCCGCGTCATCACCGCCGCCCCCAACTTCGCCTACGAGTGGACCGCCGAGCGCGCCCGGCTCCGCGACGACGAGGACGTCGACCTCTCCCACGTAGTGATGATCATCGGTTCCGAACCGGTCAGCATGTCGGCCATCGACCGGTTCGCCGACCCCTTCGCGCGCCACCGCCTGCCGGCCACGGCGTTCAAACCGTCCTACGGCATCGCCGAGGCAACGCTGTTCGTCTCCACCATCGCGCCCGACGCCCGGCCCACCGCGCTGCACGTCGACCGCACCGCCCTGGCGGCGGGCCGCGCCGTGCCGGTGCCCTCCGACGACCCCTCGGCGATCACCCAGGTGGCGTGCGGGCAGATCGCCCGTAGCCAGTGGTGTGTGATCACCGACGCGGACCGGGAGCTGCCCGACGGACGGGTCGGCGAGATCTGGTTGCACGGCAACAACATCGGCCGCGGTTACTGGGGCCACCCGGAGGAGAGCCGGCACGCCTTCGGGGCGACGCTGACGAGCCGCGTGCCGCACCACAGCCACGCGACGGGCGTGGCCCCGGACGCCCGCTGGCTGCGCACCGGCGATCTCGGCTTCCGGCTCGACGGCGACCTGTACGTGACCGGGCGACTGGCCGACGTCCTCGACGTTCGCGGCCGCAGGCACTATCCGCAGGACGTCGAAGGAACCGTCGCGTCGGCATCACCCATGGTGCGCCGGGGGTACGCCGCCGCGTTCACGGTGCCGGGCGAGGGTGACGCACCGGACGTGGTCGTCGTCGCCGAACGCGCCGCCCGCACCAGCCGGACCGATCCGGCACCCGCCGTGGCCGCCATCCGCGCAGCGGTCGCCGCCACCCACGGCCTCGACGTCGTCGACGTGCGCTTCGTGCCCGCCGGCGCGATACCACGCACCACCAGCGGCAAGTTGGCGCGCCGGGCGTGCCGGGCCGAGTACCTCGCCGGCGGCTACACCTGACCGTGCCGCGGCGGCCGCGTGCCGGACAGGACGTGGCGGCCGATGTGCTGCAGCTTCCACCGCGTCGCGTCGTGCAGCGTGTGCGTGCGGGCGTCACGCCAGTACCGCGACAGGTTGGCCGTCGCCGACGCGCTGCGCGTGCCGCCGAGGTCGAACAGGCCGCTGGACGCGGCGAGTGCAGCGCGCACGGCGGCGACCTTGGCCACGGCCACCGTGATCGAGGCGGCCGCAGCGCTGTCGGCGGTGAGATCGGCTCGCGCGCGGTCGATCTCCCGTGCCGCCTCGGCCAGCAGGGCCCGTGCACCGCGGACGGTGACCTCGAGGTCGCCGGCCACGTGGATGAGCGTCGGATCCTCGGCGGCCGTGTCGACCCCGGCCTCGAAGTGCGGTCGTGCCGCGGCGGCCTGCCGCACGCCCTCGGCCAGCGCGCCGGTGGCGATCCCCACGTCGATGGCGGCGTGCAGCAGCTGGGCCTGGGCGCCGAAGACCGTCGGGCCGGCGAAGATGGGGGAGTAGCCGACGACGTGCTCGCCGGGAACGGACACGGCCTCGAGCGTCACCGTGCCCGACGCCGTGGTGCGTTGGCCCATCCCGTCCCAGTCGTCGACCACGTCGAGCCCGGGTGCGTCCCGCGGGATGAATGCCAACGCCTTGGGCGTCGACGCCGTCGGCGCGGCGTCGCCGTCGGGCAGGGACGCCCGCACGACGAGCCAGTCGGCGAAGAGTGCCCCGGTCGAGTAGAACTTGCGGCCACTCAGCAGGTAGCCGCCGGCGCCGTCGGGCACCAGCGTCGTGGTGTCGACGTTCACCGCGTGCGGGCCGCGTTCGGTCTGGGCGTTGGCGAACAGCGCACCGCCGCGCATCAGGCGGAAGAAGAACTCCCGTGCCACCGTGCTGCCCTGCAGCCGCAGGGCTTCGGCGAAGGTGAAGTGCGACTGCGGGATCTGCGCCAGCGAGGGGTCGGCGTGGGCGAGGATGCGGAACACCTCGGCCAGCACCGTCGCCGGCGCCTCCGGTCCACCGTGGGCCGTGGGCACCGTCAGCGCGAGCAGCCCGGAGCGCTTGAGGGCGGCCACCTCGTCGAACGGCAGTCGCCGCTCGGCGTCGCGCGCGGACGCACCCGCGGCGAATTCGGCGGCCAGACGCTCGGCCGCCGCAGGCGCGTCGGCGGCGGTCGGCGTCGGCGACTGTGCGACCGAGGCACTCACCGTGCCGAACCGACGAACGGGATCGATGCCGGGGTGGCGTCGGTCCGTCCGCCGTCGAACAGGCCACGCTCGCGCAGGATCGGGACGACGCCCTCACCGAACCAGAACAGTTCCTCCAAGTGCGGATAGCCGGAGAAGATGAACTCGTCGATGCCGACCTCGGCGTACTCGGCGATGCGATCCGCGACGTCGGTGTGGCTGCCCACCAGAGCCGTTCCGGCGCCGCCGCGGACGAGGCCGACGCCGGCCCACAGGTTCGGTGCGATCTCGAGGCTGCGCGCGTCGTTCCAGCTGCCGTCGGCGCGGTTGGCCTCATGCAGGGCCAGCATCCGCTTCTGCCCTTCGGACTGGCTGCGGCTCAGGCCGGCCTGCGCCGAGCGCACCGTCTCCTCGTCGAGCGCGTCGATGAACCTGCCGGCCTGCGCCCACGCCTCGTCGGCGGTGTCGCGCGAGATCGTGTGCAACCGGATGCCAAAGCGGACCGTCCGCCCCTGGTCGGCAGCCTCCTTGCGGATCCACTCGACCTTCTCGCGCACCGCCTCCGGCGGTTCACCCCACGTCAGGTACACGTCGGCATGCCGCCCGGCGACCGGGCCGGCGGCCTTCGAGCTGCCGCCGAAGTACAACGGCGGCACCGGATTCGGGGGCAGGGCGAGCGCGGCCTCCTCCACCTGGATGTGCCTGCCGTCCAGGGTGACGGTCTCCCCGGCCCACAGCCGGCGCACCACGTCGAGGAACTCGTCGCACCGCTCGTAGCGGGCGTCCTTGTCCAGGAAGTCGCCGAAGGACCGCTGCTCGTGCGCCTCGCCGCCGACGACGACGTTCAGCAGGATGCGCCCGGGCGCATGCCGCGCGAACGTGGCGGCCATCTGCGCCGAGAGCGTCGGGCTGATCAGCCCGGGTCGGAAGGCCACCAAAAAGGCCAGCGACGTGGTCTCACGGGCGAGCAGGGCGGCGGTGACGAAGGCGTCCTCGCACCAGGCGCCGGTCGGGATCAGCGCCCCGGTGAAGCCGAACGTCTCTGCGGCACGGACGATCGACGCGAGGTAGTCGATCGACGCGTCGCGGTCGCTGTGCGCGGACCCGGCGGGCAGGCCGTGACCGCCCCCGACGATGAGACGGCTGTCGCCGTAGGTGGGCAGGAACCAGTGCAGAGTCACGGACACGTCGAAATCCTATCGATTGGGCTGCGACGCCGACGATGCCGACGACGAAGGCACGGTGGCGGGGCGCTCGATGACCGTCGAGCGGGGGCCGCCGACCCGGTAGGACGCCCCGCGGTGTTCCTCGGGAAGCCGATCGCCGCGGCCGAACAGCTTGTCGCGCAACGTCCCTGGCGCGTACTCGGCCTGGTAGGCACCGCGCTCGGTGAGCACCGGCACCACGTGGTCGATGAAGTCCGCGAACGATCCGGGCGTCACCGCGTAGGCCAGGTTGAACCCATCCACGTCGGTCTCGTCGACCCACTCCTGCAGCACGTCGGCGACCTGTGCGCCCGAACCCACGATCAGCGGACCGAGGCCGCCGATCTTGCCCCAGGTGGCGATGTCGTCGACGGTCCACTCGCCGCCGTCCGGGTCCGCCGACTGGAAGGCCTTGACGGCGGACAGGATCGCGTTCGAGTCCACGTTGCCGATCGGCTCGTCGCGGCCGTAGCGCGCGAGGTCGATGCCCATCCAGCCGGACATGAACACCAGGGCGCCCTCGGCATCGCCGTAGGACAGGTACTCGGCGTGCTTGGCACGCGCCTCGTCCTCGGTCGCCGCGGTGATGACCGTCGACAGGTTGAAGATCTTCGCCGCATACGGGTCGCGGCCGGCCAGTTCCAGCTCGCGGCGGATGGTGTCGACCGTCTCGCGCAGGATCGCCTTGGTGGGCGCCGCGGTGAAGATGGCCTCGGCGTTCTCGGCGGCGAACCGCACCCCGCGCGGGGACGCGCCCGCCTGGAAGATCACCGGCGTGCGCTGCGGCGACGGTTCGGACAGGTGGATGCCCGGGACGCTGAAGTGCGTTCCGTCGTGGCCGATGTGGTGCACCTTGGCCGGATCGGTGAACACGCCGCGGTCGCGGTCGCGAATCACGGCGTCGTCCTCCCAGGAGCCCTCCCAGAGCTTGTAGAGCACCTCGAGGTACTCGTCGGCATGGTCGTAGCGGGCGTCGTGGGCGGGCTGGTCGGTCTGACCCATGTTGCGTGCGGCGGCGGGCAGGTAGCCGGTGACGACGTTCCAGCCGATGCGTCCGCCGGTGAGGTGGTCGAGCGTCGAGATCCGGCGGGCAAAAGGGTAGGGATGTTCGAACCCGGTGCCGGTGGTGATGCCGAAACCGAGATGTCGCGTGACGAACGCCATCGCCGAGACGAGCAGCAGGGGATCGTTGACCGGCACCTGCGCCGCCTGCCGGATGGCGGCCTCGTCGCTGGCGCCGTAGACGTCGTAGGTACCGAGCACGTCGGCGATGAAGAGCCCGTCGAAGCGACCGCGCTCGAGCAGCTGGGCCAGATCGGTCCAGTAGTGCAGGTCCTTGTAGCGCCAGGACTGGTCCTGCGGGTGGCGCCATAGACCGG is from Mycolicibacterium grossiae and encodes:
- a CDS encoding enolase C-terminal domain-like protein translates to MRTLIDFDRAVPFAVPYAPESGETGAREGLLVEGPQGWGEFSPFDADPPERLARWLTAAAEPGTVGWPEAVRGRVAVAASIGALPPARAAEVAEASGCHTAEVTVGRGLIEDDAARVAAVREALGPDGVVRVRADGAWDVEAAVRAITEFAAQGAVQYVEAPCRTLAETAAVRRRVDVPVAVRLDDAAGVAGLREAADVVVLLTGPLGGVRRALRVAESVELPCTVSSSVETSVGLAAGLAVAGALPDLPFACALGTRTWLAGDVVGAARVLLPTDGVLPVAPMPAAPDPAASSRFAITDPDRIAWWRSRLRSAADVAGGIARISG
- a CDS encoding DUF4193 domain-containing protein — translated: MATDYDAPRKTETDDVADESLEALAGRRNDAATAVLDVDDGEEAELFDLPGADLSGEELTVRVIPKQADEFTCSRCFLVQHRNRMALQTDKQQICSDCV
- a CDS encoding LLM class flavin-dependent oxidoreductase; the encoded protein is MSVTLHWFLPTYGDSRLIVGGGHGLPAGSAHSDRDASIDYLASIVRAAETFGFTGALIPTGAWCEDAFVTAALLARETTSLAFLVAFRPGLISPTLSAQMAATFARHAPGRILLNVVVGGEAHEQRSFGDFLDKDARYERCDEFLDVVRRLWAGETVTLDGRHIQVEEAALALPPNPVPPLYFGGSSKAAGPVAGRHADVYLTWGEPPEAVREKVEWIRKEAADQGRTVRFGIRLHTISRDTADEAWAQAGRFIDALDEETVRSAQAGLSRSQSEGQKRMLALHEANRADGSWNDARSLEIAPNLWAGVGLVRGGAGTALVGSHTDVADRIAEYAEVGIDEFIFSGYPHLEELFWFGEGVVPILRERGLFDGGRTDATPASIPFVGSAR
- a CDS encoding LLM class flavin-dependent oxidoreductase, with the protein product MTRTIRFNAFDMNCVAHQSPGLWRHPQDQSWRYKDLHYWTDLAQLLERGRFDGLFIADVLGTYDVYGASDEAAIRQAAQVPVNDPLLLVSAMAFVTRHLGFGITTGTGFEHPYPFARRISTLDHLTGGRIGWNVVTGYLPAAARNMGQTDQPAHDARYDHADEYLEVLYKLWEGSWEDDAVIRDRDRGVFTDPAKVHHIGHDGTHFSVPGIHLSEPSPQRTPVIFQAGASPRGVRFAAENAEAIFTAAPTKAILRETVDTIRRELELAGRDPYAAKIFNLSTVITAATEDEARAKHAEYLSYGDAEGALVFMSGWMGIDLARYGRDEPIGNVDSNAILSAVKAFQSADPDGGEWTVDDIATWGKIGGLGPLIVGSGAQVADVLQEWVDETDVDGFNLAYAVTPGSFADFIDHVVPVLTERGAYQAEYAPGTLRDKLFGRGDRLPEEHRGASYRVGGPRSTVIERPATVPSSSASSASQPNR
- the tpx gene encoding thiol peroxidase, translating into MAQITLRGNPINTVGELPAVGSPAPAFTLTGTDLGELSSEQFRGKSVVLNIFPSVDTPVCSASVRAFNERAASTGATVVCISKDLPFAQKRFCGAEGIENVTTGSAFRTSFGEDFGITIADGPMAGLLGRAVVVVGADGNVSYTELVPEIGQEPDYDAALNAAG
- a CDS encoding SfnB family sulfur acquisition oxidoreductase: MSASVAQSPTPTAADAPAAAERLAAEFAAGASARDAERRLPFDEVAALKRSGLLALTVPTAHGGPEAPATVLAEVFRILAHADPSLAQIPQSHFTFAEALRLQGSTVAREFFFRLMRGGALFANAQTERGPHAVNVDTTTLVPDGAGGYLLSGRKFYSTGALFADWLVVRASLPDGDAAPTASTPKALAFIPRDAPGLDVVDDWDGMGQRTTASGTVTLEAVSVPGEHVVGYSPIFAGPTVFGAQAQLLHAAIDVGIATGALAEGVRQAAAARPHFEAGVDTAAEDPTLIHVAGDLEVTVRGARALLAEAAREIDRARADLTADSAAAASITVAVAKVAAVRAALAASSGLFDLGGTRSASATANLSRYWRDARTHTLHDATRWKLQHIGRHVLSGTRPPRHGQV
- a CDS encoding M42 family metallopeptidase, whose product is MRVAEVDYRPLLRELLATYGPVGQEDAVRAVCRRELEPLADETWVDDAGNLVGLFRGSAPRDGRATRVLAHMDELSMMVKRVESDGSLHVTPLGTMYPANFGLGPVLILGDRENLCGILTLGSEHTTKESQRIWETKPDQGDRSLDWLHVYVFTGRTPEELTAAGIRPGTRVCIDGSKRHLVEFGDYLGAYFIDDRAPTTALLLTARALAERRPRDDAYLVFTTSEEIGGVGAAFACRSLPGELTIALEVGPAEAEYATTVGGGPVVGYADALSVYDKDVADALMSAATDRGYAPQAAVPGAFESDASHAKASGHTARAGLLCVPTLSTHGYEVIRRHAIDEMADVLVDVLSGGIARSTSGP
- the tenA gene encoding thiaminase II — its product is MPTTPRNAWSNDLWSDVDAIYAGIIAHPFVTGLTDGSLDHRAFAQYVAQDVHYLRDYAKALAIVSAKAPSLADTAMFARHAAEVFDVELELHATLLPQLGLDADALAAVPATPTTRAYTSYLLAVAYGGSFAEGLAAILPCYWIYARVGSALAASGSSEPRYQLWIDSYGSDEFAATVDEVLALTDRVGPTLGAAEEAAARTHFVTTSRYEWMFFDAAHRREEWPI
- a CDS encoding fatty acyl-AMP ligase, which encodes MDVRATPGLLRIEDCLDADGRIVLPAGVTLISLIERNVAHVGDQVAYRYVDYADTDAGHAVELTWRQFGARLRAVAAEVQRIAARGDRVAVLAPQGLDYVVGFYAAIKAGAIAVPLFAPELQGHAERLATAFADARPVAVLTTAAALDAVTAFLDTLPSDRRPDVVLIDGVDAAAGNDFVAVDLGIDDVSHLQFTSGSTRPPVGVEVTHRAVGTNLLQMILSIDLLDRNVHGVSWLPLYHDMGLSMIGFPTVYGGHSTLLSPTAFIRRPERWLRALSDGCREGRVITAAPNFAYEWTAERARLRDDEDVDLSHVVMIIGSEPVSMSAIDRFADPFARHRLPATAFKPSYGIAEATLFVSTIAPDARPTALHVDRTALAAGRAVPVPSDDPSAITQVACGQIARSQWCVITDADRELPDGRVGEIWLHGNNIGRGYWGHPEESRHAFGATLTSRVPHHSHATGVAPDARWLRTGDLGFRLDGDLYVTGRLADVLDVRGRRHYPQDVEGTVASASPMVRRGYAAAFTVPGEGDAPDVVVVAERAARTSRTDPAPAVAAIRAAVAATHGLDVVDVRFVPAGAIPRTTSGKLARRACRAEYLAGGYT
- a CDS encoding DivIVA domain-containing protein; its protein translation is MADGELTAEAVRAATFDKPRWGRRGYDEKAVRDFLQLAARRLEGRGHLSADDVRGMRFNKPRLGKRGLDEQQVDAMLAEIVRRIDEL
- the ripD gene encoding NlpC/P60 family peptidoglycan-binding protein RipD — encoded protein: MRRMPAFAALVLSLVLLVTPGVAHADDYATPAQRQQAIDLVIKRALSQQGVPFTYGGGDVNGPTAGAPREVAQQPEQSATGLVANNPDPYFGSPLLPAAPVPAAPRVPGFDASGLIVYAFGGVGIKMPRSSGEQYKVGRKVLPSQALPGDLLFYGPDGSQSVALFLGNGQMIGVTDTAVAVSPVRTTDMAPYLSRIIEW